The window GAACCGCGCACAAGCGCGGCGCGGCGCCGCACAATGGCTGGTCCCACGACCACAACAACAGGAGACCGCCGATGACTGCCGCCCCCCCCGACTTCGCGAAACTGGTTCCCGGCTTCGACTTCCTGCAGGGCCTGGTCAAGAACGCCGGCTCGGTGCTGCCCAACATCGGCCAGTGGGTCGCGCCGACGCTCAACCCGGAGGAACTGGAGAAGCGCATCGAGGAACTGCGCACGGTGCAGTTCTGGCTGGAGCAGAACGCGCGCATGCTGGGCGCGACGATCCAGGCGCTGGAAGTGCAGCGCATGACGCTGTCGACGCTGAAGACCATGAACGTGCAGGTGGCCGACCTGCGCGAATCGCTGCGCATCAAGCTGCCCGACGAGGCGCCTGCCGGCGCGCCGCCCGCGCCCGCCGACGACCACTCCGACGACGCGCCGGCCGAGGCCGCGCCGGCGAAGAAGCGCGCCGCACCGCGCGCGAAATCCCGCGCCGCCGCCGCGCCGGTGACCGGCATCGTCGACCCGACGCAGTGGTGGGGCGCACTGACGAAGCAGTTCACCCAGCTGGCCGCCAGCACCATGAAGGACGTCGCCTCCGACTCCGCGAAGCAGCTCGCCGGCAACCTGGTGAAGCAGAGCTTCGACGCGGCCGAGCAGACCATCAAGGTCGGCATGGCGCCGGCCCGCAAGGCGGCCGAGATGGCCGGCGGCGTGGCCAACCGCGCGGCGCGCGCGGCGGCGGCCGGCAAGTCGGCTGCCAAGCCTGCTGCGGCCAGGAAGAAGGCCGCACCGGCACGCAAGGCAGCCGCGCGCCGACGCTGACGTTTCCCGTGCCGGACTCGATGCAAGCCTTTGCCCACGCCCACGCCACCCACCCCGACGCCCGACTGGCCCTGGGGCTGGTGTGCGCGCAGCTCGACGCCCAGCTCGCCGACCGCCCCGCGCCGACGCTGGGCTGGTGCTACCTGACCGACCACCACGCCAACGCCGCCGAGGCCCTGCTGGCCGACCTGCGCGAGCGCTTCCCGGGCACCGCCTGGGTCGGCAGCGTCGGCATCGGCATCTGCGCGAGCGGTGTCGAGTACTTCGACGAGCCCGGGCTCGCGGTGATGCTGGCGGCGATGCCGCACGAACAGTTCCGCGTGTTCTCCGGACGTCGGCCGCTGCAGGGCGATGCCGGCTTCGTGCCGCACACGGCGCTGGTGCACGCCGACCCGTCGACGCCCGAGCTGTCGGAGCTGGTCGGCGAGTTGAGCGAGCGGGTCGACAGCGGCTACCTGTTCGGCGGCCTCGGCTCGGCGCGCAACCGCGTACTGACGATCGCCGCGCCCGGCGGCGACGACGCCGATGAAGGTGGCGTGTTCACCGGCGGCCTGTCGGGCGTGGCGTTCACGGCCGACGTGGCGATCGTCTCGCGCATCACCCAGGGCTGCCAGCCGGTGGGCCCGGTGCGGGCGATCACGCGGATCGAGCGCAACGTGGTCTACGAGCTCGACGATCGACCCGCGCTCGACTGCCTGCTGGGCGATCTGGCCGTCGACGAGCAGGCGCCACGCGAGGCGCTGCCCCGCATGCGCAGCACGCTGGTCGGGCTGAGCGATACCGCGACCCCGCAGCCGGGCGAGTTCGTCACCGCGGCGCGCGGCCATGCCTTCGGCACCGAGACGCGCGTGCGCCACCTGATCGGCATCGACCCGCAGCGCCGCGGCATCGCGATCGCCGACACCGCGCTGGCCGGCCAGCAGCTGGCCTTCTGCCACCGTGACACCGACGCGGCCCGCCGCG is drawn from Methylibium petroleiphilum PM1 and contains these coding sequences:
- a CDS encoding FIST signal transduction protein, whose amino-acid sequence is MQAFAHAHATHPDARLALGLVCAQLDAQLADRPAPTLGWCYLTDHHANAAEALLADLRERFPGTAWVGSVGIGICASGVEYFDEPGLAVMLAAMPHEQFRVFSGRRPLQGDAGFVPHTALVHADPSTPELSELVGELSERVDSGYLFGGLGSARNRVLTIAAPGGDDADEGGVFTGGLSGVAFTADVAIVSRITQGCQPVGPVRAITRIERNVVYELDDRPALDCLLGDLAVDEQAPREALPRMRSTLVGLSDTATPQPGEFVTAARGHAFGTETRVRHLIGIDPQRRGIAIADTALAGQQLAFCHRDTDAARRDLVRIATEIRSALEPEELPDGGAAATGGRRIAGALYVSCTGRGGPHFGAPSAELQLLRHALGDVPLVGFFAAGEIGHRHLYGYTGVLTVFTAPA
- a CDS encoding PhaM family polyhydroxyalkanoate granule multifunctional regulatory protein, producing the protein MTAAPPDFAKLVPGFDFLQGLVKNAGSVLPNIGQWVAPTLNPEELEKRIEELRTVQFWLEQNARMLGATIQALEVQRMTLSTLKTMNVQVADLRESLRIKLPDEAPAGAPPAPADDHSDDAPAEAAPAKKRAAPRAKSRAAAAPVTGIVDPTQWWGALTKQFTQLAASTMKDVASDSAKQLAGNLVKQSFDAAEQTIKVGMAPARKAAEMAGGVANRAARAAAAGKSAAKPAAARKKAAPARKAAARRR